Proteins from one Ipomoea triloba cultivar NCNSP0323 chromosome 1, ASM357664v1 genomic window:
- the LOC116001860 gene encoding uncharacterized protein LOC116001860 produces the protein MVRKNQDEKKLKLNQPILSVRRSGKDDKRKIDDSSSLHSVPQAALYRSESKLDPVRSPGVVPFVWEESPGKPKDGAKLQNDTTGRPRVVPRLPHGRIMAKTNQQCFDSEISEDEAYAESSKSKVFFVDCKSGSFKGSDEPDRTSSETRDFMIGLFLPGAKTMASETPIYVPGKQSVVHELPRPRKNVAKADRPPRLQLEPSGGWHCYQSHDCEDDEHKHETLFPAKACGVVPRLCVRSSIFILNPVPAMSVKTRVHTSPGSRMQRYSFARSCTGLNDEIIFSQRPMSGLTKQKSVANAHSELPQTHEMKAVLPTQGLRANPRLDSLRSCKKFSRKLQELLADHSGSMREDSCCRVESPVRGSDSPVTKMKPQHKPILDFSFRDKTKPFVQETVEFDLLTSDYEFSAKSGRKADKRYELTITALDSDSEEEDERSIKQEALTRKLKQSQEMMHLEVPESPPLPNTPSDSWLFRTLPSLSIKTSPLRPCLSENPRDPSSEVQSGDPHC, from the exons ATGGTGCGAAAGAATCAGGACGAGAAGAAACTAAAACTTAACCAACCGATTTTGTCAGTAAGACGATCGGGGAAAGATGACAAACGAAAGATTGATGATTCTTCTTCCCTTCATAGTGTTCCTCAGGCTGCTCTTTACAGATCAGAATCGAAGCTGGATCCCGTGAGGAGTCCGGGAGTTGTGCCGTTTGTCTGGGAAGAGAGCCCGGGAAAGCCAAAGGATGGAGCGAAACTGCAAAATGATACCACAGGGAGGCCTCGTGTTGTTCCAAGGCTTCCCCATGGGAGAATAATGGCTAAAACTAACCAGCAATGCTTTGATAGTGAGATATCTGAGGATGAAGCATATGCAGAGAGTTCCAAATCTAAGGTGTTCTTTGTAGATTGTAAATCAGGGAGTTTTAAGGGCTCAGATGAACCGGATAGAACAAGTTCAGAAACTCGGGATTTCATGATTGGTCTGTTTCTGCCAGGGGCTAAGACGATGGCTTCAGAAACGCCTATATATGTTCCCGGGAAGCAATCAGTGGTTCACGAGCTGCCAAGACCGAGAAAGAATGTGGCCAAGGCTGATAGGCCTCCTCGGTTGCAGCTAGAGCCGAGTGGTGGATGGCATTGTTACCAATCCCATGATTGTGAAGACGACGAGCACAAACATGAAACATTATTCCCTGCTAAAGCCTGTGGAGTAGTCCCGAGATTATGTGTGAGAAGCTCGATCTTCATCCTGAATCCTGTGCCTGCAATGAGTGTAAAAACTCGGGTGCACACCTCTCCCGGGAGCAGAATGCAGAGATACTCGTTTGCTCGTTCGTGCACCGGACTAAACGATGAG ATTATCTTTTCACAGCGCCCAATGTCTGGTTTAACGAAGCAGAAATCAGTGGCTAATGCCCATAGCGAACTGCCTCAAACACACGAAATGAAAGCTGTCCTTCCCACACAAGGATTGAGGGCTAATCCCAGGCTTGATTCACTGAGGTCATGCAAAAAATTCAGCAGAAAACTTCAGGAGTTACTGGCGGATCACAGTGGCTCAATGCGAGAAGATTCATGCTGTCGTGTAGAATCTCCAGTTCGGGGATCTGATTCTCCTGTGACAAAGATGAAACCACAACATAAACCCATCCTAGATTTTTCTTTCAGAGACAAAACAAAGCCTTTTGTTCAAGAAACTGTGGAGTTTGATCTGTTAACTTCTGACTATGAATTCAGTGCTAAATCAGGAAGGAAAGCTGATAAGCGTTACGAGCTCACAATCACCGCTCTTGATTCTGATagcgaagaagaagatgaaaggtCCATAAAGCAGGAAGCTTTAACTAGAAAGTTAAAACAATCACAGGAAATGATGCATTTGGAGGTTCCAGAATCTCCACCTTTGCCCAATACTCCATCAGATTCATGGCTTTTCAGGACCTTGCCTTCATTGTCCATTAAAACTTCACCTTTAAGGCCATGCCTGTCAGAAAATCCAAGGGACCCAAGTTCTGAGGTGCAATCTGGTGATCCCCATTGTTAA